A region of the Mytilus galloprovincialis chromosome 1, xbMytGall1.hap1.1, whole genome shotgun sequence genome:
CTCATTTTATAGAAATCAAAAAGCATAAAAAGGAAAATTCTGTCAGTTATAACACAAAGGCTACCAGAAAGAGGATTAGGAGTGTCAATTGTATTTTTGGTGATGCTAAATTAGATTCTAGTAATGATAGTTTACAAGACAGCAAAGCTGAATCAAGGGAGGCAATTCAAAAACCCTAAATAAGACATATGTTTGTATTACAGGGTATAGAGCAAATGAATAAGCTAGAAACATTTTTTGAAAGTGAAAATCCACCAACATCATCTCCATCCAATGATCCATGGGGTTCTCCCACATCTACCTCCACAGCTGGTGGAGAACCCACATCCACATCATCTGACCTTCAAGATATTGACCTGTTTGGTAATAAACCAGCTTCTCCAGTCGATAAAAATGCTATTCTAGGACTTTTTGGAAATCAGCCTACAATGCCACAAAATCCAGGAATGCTGCATGCTGGTTATGCAGCTCAACCTCAGCAAGGATTTGGAGGTCAACCTCAGCAAGGATTTGGTGGTCAACCTCAGCAAGGATTTGGTGCTCAACCTCAACAACAAGGATTTGGTGGTCAACCTCAGCAAGGATTTGGTGCACAAAGTCAGGCAGGGTTTGGTGCTCAACCAGGGGCACCACTTACAGTTCAAACTGGATTTGGACAACAAGGATTTGGAGGAGCACCAGGTCAACAAGGATTTGGAGTACCAACATCTCAGCCAGGCTTTGGAGCTCCTGCTGCAAATCCATTTGGACAACCTGCGGTAATGATTCTCCAATATGTTTAGATAATTAATTAAAAGCAGTAGGTAGGATATGAAGTTTCAAGGATGCTATGAAGGATGCAAGCAAACTTCCTCTGAGTTTATTTTACACCAGGTCCAGGAGTCTTTCAATAATGACAGCCAAATATTATGTACTTTTAAGGTTACAAGGATATTTTTGCTTATTTCTAACAGCtcatcaaattataaataacagaTTGAAATGCAGATATATGTATTTTGGTGATGTGATATATTCACATTGTTAAATGATGTTTAGTTGCTTATAATTGCTTTCATCAACTTTATTTGAActatgatggatagttgtctcattggcaacaatACCAAATCTCCTAATTTTTCTATCTCAAATGAATTTGATGCTGTACACACGTCTTAACGATGAGAAATTCCAAGGAAAAAAAAGTCAATAACTTAGCCATTAGTTTTTTGTAGATGAATGCCAAATCTGGTTTACAAATTTTTAAGCCTAGTATCtttgatgatggaagtttttaacgaccttgactggtatctttgatgacttTTTTTCACTTATCATCATGTATTTGAACTAAACACAAAttgatgtacaaatgtatagCTTTTATAATCCTACATTAACAGATTAGTATAAAAAGATCAGAGGGATTAAGATAAAACTACTAATTGATGTCTATGATGGCATGTCTCAGACATGTAAACCAATAAATTTTCCAATATTCAAATGctataatctttttaaaaaaaaaatatatccctTTAACAATTTAAAAGTTATACAGTATCATATAAACAATTTCAAAGGAGTAATTTTCTTTGATTTAGTCTCTTTGGCAGGTTATAACTTGGTACTATTTATTAAAGGAAAGactgttatttttttggggtCTATGATCTAttaaatgtggtgcacactgattAACTCTTTAAAGTCTGCATCACACTTTTGAGACAATAAAGATATGTCATTCcgtataatttaattataaattccatGTTATTAGGAATAAATCCTGAAAAATACTTTGatgatgtcaaggtcaaatgacacaaTTATGTCTATaagctgaaaaacaaaaatctttCAACCAATTAGAAGACATGTTACATTACTTTGATTAGTTAGTTCAGTTCGATAACAGTAATAAACAATCATTGCATTCACCTTGTCTGTCCAACAAAATTTATTTACTTTGAAGTTTAGTTGTAATAGTTAACCTATTTCGTAGAAGatttcaatatttgaataaatgggCAATAACTAATGGATATTGATTATGTATTAATATGGGTATCAATGACCAAAAAAGGAAAGATTTTGATCATGAAGAATTGTGAACACTTTATTGACCTAATATaagatattttttctaaatatgaaaTAATGTTTGATTTACAGTCAAAAAGGGCAACCTTGATATAGTTATTTAAGCTAAGTATGCAGACAGATAGCTAGGAGGGAATTTTAAGTTTGATAGTTGAATTGACTAATTTTGTAGTGCCTAGACTGAAAATTGCAAAACAGTTGAAAGTATATGCACCAAATATTGACAGTTTATAAAGATTTGAGCATCTGTTTTTAACCTGAAACATAACAAActgtttgtcatttgattatcgtatattatttttttcttcattaggGAGGTTTTCCACCTGTTCCACAGAGACCTGGCTTTGGAGGTCCAGCACCTAATCAACCTAATCCATGGGGAGCTGCAAATTCAGGAATGCCAGCACCTACCAATGATCCATTTGGGGAACCACTTTTAGCTCCGCAAAAGATGCAAGGTGAAGGAGGGAGAGACTCTCCTAAACCTCCAGCAGATGCTTTTGGAGATCTTTGTCAAATTAAAACCAAGAGCACAGACAAGACTCCAAAACAACTGTTTGCCCAACAAACTGCTGCTACCAGAAAACCAATTAACGAATTAGCAAAAGCTAATCAACCACAAGTACAGGCAAGTTCAGAAGATCCTTTTGGCACTTTCGATTCTTTTTCTCTACCAGATGCTGCAAACTTCAAGACAACACCAGCAAGTCATGATCCTTTTGATACATCCTTTATTAACAATCCTCTCAAAGCAATGCAACATGCTGCATTTCCTGCTTGCAACAACAATGCCAATACTCAAAATAAACCAGATCATCTGCACGTGTCGTCTGCAAACAATGGAGATAGTGACAGTGACAATTTTGATATGCCTTCTCCGGAAGGACCTCCACCGCCACTGCCACCAGAGaggaaaattgataaaattgctGCAATACCCCCTGCACCCCCACCACGCCCCTTATCAGGCACATCCCACCAACAGCACTCCTGTGATAAACCTGTACCAGCATTACCACCTAGAAATATGTCATCAGAATCTCAAAAGACAAGTATAATACCTGTTCCACGACCCCGACCTCAGAGCAGAAGTCTGAATGAAAAATCTCTTGGAGAATCTCAGTCTAGTCAAAGTAACTTAAGTGCAAATACTCAAAAGAAAgttgaagaaaataataatttaaatgcTTCATCTGCCGATGATGATAAATTGAGTATCAAATCTTCAAATTCATCCGGGTCAAGTAGTCGTTTTGTGATTGAAGATCCGTTTCAGAGCAATGATCCCTTTGCAGACTGTGATCCTTTTAATTCATCCGATGGATTTTCTAAAGTTTTTGACAATAATTCCACTGATCCATTTTCTTCGCCATTTAGTATTCAAACAAAAGGACAGAAAAGTGAGCATTTAGATTCATCCACAGATCCATTTCTTGCCTTTGATTTTAAGAGTAatggtgttaaaaaaaatattaaagtttcaACAGATTCTAGCAGTAACAAACCAAAAGTAAGTATACTTTATAGAATACAAACATTGGAACTTCAAGTGTGCTTACTAACATTTAACAATTGTAGACTTGATATAACTGGTTGATCCTTAAGTGTACAAAAGGTCCAAAActatcaattttgtcaatttgtttAAAGTAGAATAGcacctataaaaataatttacataaattttatatttattatagcATGTATAACATATACTAATTTCCCAACCCTATTGCCCTTTTGctatatacaatgtatgcaaCTGACCAAATATACATTCATTCCATATCCTCCACcatatattattttcatacagTATTTTTCTGCCCCGCCTTAAGTAGCAGGAGGCATTTGATTTTTCTTGTCAAAATGTCTGAGTTCATATCAGGTTAAAGTTGTGCCTTGGGTAGGTTTAAATTTAGGTTTAAGTTTATGTTAAACGAAGTTTGTCATGCATCATATCAACTTAAATCTTAGTACAGATTCatgtatattatttattaaattaacttttgaaaatactgtggattcattaatattcgttggataccaattttcgtggatttcattgGGACAGaagaaccacgaattcaaatgttcaacgaattacaaattttctaaaggaatgaatGTAGACTTTGCCataaccacaaaattaaatatccacaaatatgcaagttttcctcaaaaaACGAAAATgtgtacccatgaaaataaatgaatccacagtatatgccTAATTAGGAACTTGACCCAGATTTGCTTATCACAGAAAACGGACATATGATAGTGAAAAAGCAGTCTGTCTGTCCTATGGTCACATATTCTTGTATTGAATATTAGTTTAGTTCTTTTTAAACAGTTGATACATACCAAGTTCTTTATTATAGAACTTTTTATCTATTTTGGAGATTGAATTAACTAATGGAAAACAATTGGCTAAAAAAAACAAGTTTCCAAAATTTGTCATTTGGCTCCAATGtatgatctttaaaaaaatgtatttattgtgATAATATATTTGTGTTGCACAATATTCTGTTCTGTACAGGTGTGATCCTCCTTTATATATTGGGATATTGGTTCAACACTTAACAAATATTAACATGGATGTACATAGTGTGAAGGGGGGCccaaatttttatagttttatatatacaatgttaaTTAATTATGCTTTGTCAGACTGAAAACTTTGTTGAAAGCCATGGCTTAAAAATAAGGAGGTGGTTGATCACACAGTAGAACATTTAAAAATTTTCCAGTAATTAACATTTTGACATTTGTGTAAAGAGCTTTTAAATTTCACTATAGTGATAAGCAAAAGAGTTAAAAGAATTGTTGGGAATATTATGTTACTATCATATAAAtgtaaagtacaaaaaaaatgtactacCTTTATGATCAATATGGTTTTCATGTACCAAAGGGGTTGGTACTTAATTATGACTTAATAGATTTGTATACCGgtatattttctttgtaaattgataACATTTATAAAATAGACTATAGTGGAAAATAAGATAACAACAGACAATAAAAATGAGGACAAAAGAGAGACAGAAGGAGAatggacaaaacaaaaacatccaCAGAAAACGCAAACCCCTCAGTATTAGAGGTGAAGTCAAATACTCCTGAT
Encoded here:
- the LOC143080847 gene encoding uncharacterized protein LOC143080847 isoform X1 → MSTTEEATPATETITVTTVTVTDPTTTTAATTATTPQKPALVFRVNRKIDKNDPLRFQGEGISFNAKMIGTEEVPEARGDKMCQDKIQKLKAEIKALGVHKQRIIVNVSEEGIKLVDVRHGVVEHSHPVHKVSFISRDMSDSRAFGYIFSTEEKKHLFYGIKTEKASEAVVLTLRDLFQVIFERKKKEMEEAKKQQESPENKEEKQDPNVIKLDGELNTESNTDEEPVYSELYIYNGYDEISEPIYEVPTNNRLVKERAGSSLVDLESELETIGQGIEQMNKLETFFESENPPTSSPSNDPWGSPTSTSTAGGEPTSTSSDLQDIDLFGNKPASPVDKNAILGLFGNQPTMPQNPGMLHAGYAAQPQQGFGGQPQQGFGGQPQQGFGAQPQQQGFGGQPQQGFGAQSQAGFGAQPGAPLTVQTGFGQQGFGGAPGQQGFGVPTSQPGFGAPAANPFGQPAGGFPPVPQRPGFGGPAPNQPNPWGAANSGMPAPTNDPFGEPLLAPQKMQGEGGRDSPKPPADAFGDLCQIKTKSTDKTPKQLFAQQTAATRKPINELAKANQPQVQASSEDPFGTFDSFSLPDAANFKTTPASHDPFDTSFINNPLKAMQHAAFPACNNNANTQNKPDHLHVSSANNGDSDSDNFDMPSPEGPPPPLPPERKIDKIAAIPPAPPPRPLSGTSHQQHSCDKPVPALPPRNMSSESQKTSIIPVPRPRPQSRSLNEKSLGESQSSQSNLSANTQKKVEENNNLNASSADDDKLSIKSSNSSGSSSRFVIEDPFQSNDPFADCDPFNSSDGFSKVFDNNSTDPFSSPFSIQTKGQKSEHLDSSTDPFLAFDFKSNGVKKNIKVSTDSSSNKPKAPPPANDPFDTFFK
- the LOC143080847 gene encoding uncharacterized protein LOC143080847 isoform X2, giving the protein MSTTEEATPATETITVTTVTVTDPTTTTAATTATTPQKPALVFRVNRKIDKNDPLRFQGEGISFNAKMIGTEEVPEARGDKMCQDKIQKLKAEIKALGVHKQRIIVNVSEEGIKLVDVRHGVVEHSHPVHKVSFISRDMSDSRAFGYIFSTEEKKHLFYGIKTEKASEAVVLTLRDLFQVIFERKKKEMEEAKKQQESPENKEEKQDPNVIKLDGELNTESNTDEEPVYSCHQNKKEVFTSWTDQKVPTNNRLVKERAGSSLVDLESELETIGQGIEQMNKLETFFESENPPTSSPSNDPWGSPTSTSTAGGEPTSTSSDLQDIDLFGNKPASPVDKNAILGLFGNQPTMPQNPGMLHAGYAAQPQQGFGGQPQQGFGGQPQQGFGAQPQQQGFGGQPQQGFGAQSQAGFGAQPGAPLTVQTGFGQQGFGGAPGQQGFGVPTSQPGFGAPAANPFGQPAGGFPPVPQRPGFGGPAPNQPNPWGAANSGMPAPTNDPFGEPLLAPQKMQGEGGRDSPKPPADAFGDLCQIKTKSTDKTPKQLFAQQTAATRKPINELAKANQPQVQASSEDPFGTFDSFSLPDAANFKTTPASHDPFDTSFINNPLKAMQHAAFPACNNNANTQNKPDHLHVSSANNGDSDSDNFDMPSPEGPPPPLPPERKIDKIAAIPPAPPPRPLSGTSHQQHSCDKPVPALPPRNMSSESQKTSIIPVPRPRPQSRSLNEKSLGESQSSQSNLSANTQKKVEENNNLNASSADDDKLSIKSSNSSGSSSRFVIEDPFQSNDPFADCDPFNSSDGFSKVFDNNSTDPFSSPFSIQTKGQKSEHLDSSTDPFLAFDFKSNGVKKNIKVSTDSSSNKPKAPPPANDPFDTFFK
- the LOC143080847 gene encoding uncharacterized protein LOC143080847 isoform X3, with protein sequence MSTTEEATPATETITVTTVTVTDPTTTTAATTATTPQKPALVFRVNRKIDKNDPLRFQGEGISFNAKMIGTEEVPEARGDKMCQDKIQKLKAEIKALGVHKQRIIVNVSEEGIKLVDVRHGVVEHSHPVHKVSFISRDMSDSRAFGYIFSTEEKKHLFYGIKTEKASEAVVLTLRDLFQVIFERKKKEMEEAKKQQESPENKEEKQDPNVIKLDGELNTESNTDEEPVYSVPTNNRLVKERAGSSLVDLESELETIGQGIEQMNKLETFFESENPPTSSPSNDPWGSPTSTSTAGGEPTSTSSDLQDIDLFGNKPASPVDKNAILGLFGNQPTMPQNPGMLHAGYAAQPQQGFGGQPQQGFGGQPQQGFGAQPQQQGFGGQPQQGFGAQSQAGFGAQPGAPLTVQTGFGQQGFGGAPGQQGFGVPTSQPGFGAPAANPFGQPAGGFPPVPQRPGFGGPAPNQPNPWGAANSGMPAPTNDPFGEPLLAPQKMQGEGGRDSPKPPADAFGDLCQIKTKSTDKTPKQLFAQQTAATRKPINELAKANQPQVQASSEDPFGTFDSFSLPDAANFKTTPASHDPFDTSFINNPLKAMQHAAFPACNNNANTQNKPDHLHVSSANNGDSDSDNFDMPSPEGPPPPLPPERKIDKIAAIPPAPPPRPLSGTSHQQHSCDKPVPALPPRNMSSESQKTSIIPVPRPRPQSRSLNEKSLGESQSSQSNLSANTQKKVEENNNLNASSADDDKLSIKSSNSSGSSSRFVIEDPFQSNDPFADCDPFNSSDGFSKVFDNNSTDPFSSPFSIQTKGQKSEHLDSSTDPFLAFDFKSNGVKKNIKVSTDSSSNKPKAPPPANDPFDTFFK
- the LOC143080847 gene encoding uncharacterized protein LOC143080847 isoform X4 — encoded protein: MSTTEEATPATETITVTTVTVTDPTTTTAATTATTPQKPALVFRVNRKIDKNDPLRFQGEGISFNAKMIGTEEVPEARGDKMCQDKIQKLKAEIKALGVHKQRIIVNVSEEGIKLVDVRHGVVEHSHPVHKVSFISRDMSDSRAFGYIFSTEEKKHLFYGIKTEKASEAVVLTLRDLFQVIFERKKKEMEEAKKQQESPENKEEKQDPNVIKLDGELNTESNTDEEPVYSELYIYNGYDEISEPIYEVPTNNRLVKERAGSSLVDLESELETIGQGIEQMNKLETFFESENPPTSSPSNDPWGSPTSTSTAGGEPTSTSSDLQDIDLFGNKPASPVDKNAILGLFGNQPTMPQNPGMLHAGYAAQPQQGFGGQPQQGFGGQPQQGFGAQPQQQGFGGQPQQGFGAQSQAGFGAQPGAPLTVQTGFGQQGFGGAPGQQGFGVPTSQPGFGAPAANPFGQPAGGFPPVPQRPGFGGPAPNQPNPWGAANSGMPAPTNDPFGEPLLAPQKMQGEGGRDSPKPPADAFGDLCQIKTKSTDKTPKQLFAQQTAATRKPINELAKANQPQVQAPPPANDPFDTFFK